DNA sequence from the Lycium barbarum isolate Lr01 chromosome 5, ASM1917538v2, whole genome shotgun sequence genome:
GTTTAGTACACGGTCGATACATTGAACTTAAACTCATAGTATAACTATTGGTGCGCTTGCTTTAATTATTCTTTTCAAACTCAGAATGCCATGCAAATTCATTCTTCGTGTATATAAGAGACTTGATTGTATATATTCTCACCTTAACTTATGATTTATATTAGCAAGCTAAATTAGTACAATTTGGCATAAATACCAAGTGTGAATAAGTATTTATCAATGTAATATTCGAAGATAAAATAACTAAATGTAAGGATATGTACtgacaattaaaaaaaatcatttcattTACGAGGAAATTATAAACAAATGTTTATGAtaaataataatttataatttcataaaaataataACTAAATCCATTATAGTCGGTTGAATTATATTAATCATGAAAAGAATCTTCTCGCTATCATGTTacgtatataacttaaattctgtAATATTATCTTCAAACCCCCGCACCCCACCCTCacccccaccttttttttttttggtctaaaCAAGGATTCTTCGACAGGTGTAATCTAGTTACTTTTAACGCAAAAACACACCGTGAGATGTCGCAAAAGTCTACTTTTTGTGTCGTCTTTGTCTTCACCGAATCATAAGATTATTCTCTTTATTTGGGTCCCTTCCTTTGACTAATTTACATATTTGACACTCAAAATGTCTAAACTTATAAGGCAATACCCCAATCTGGTGTTATTTAATTTTACCATTTAAGGATCAtgaaatcaatcaatcaatcttTTATTCACCTAACAATTTATGTCTTAGGCGCTGATATCGTAAAGAACATTCTCAATATCAAATTAAGTCAGACTTACAACAATTGGTAGCTGGACGATCTTCAAAGTCGGTCTGATATAATTACTTGTAAAATTGAGTAACAACTTGTTATAATGAGTTAAATTCCATTGATGCTATAAAAAATTTCACACTGACCGATATATAACTAGGATTTAAGTTATTCTTACACCAACAATATGATGATATTTTTATACTATCATCATAATTTAAATTTAACCTGTTATAGAATGCATGTAATGTAATTACCATATATTCCATGTTAGCAATAAATACTacccctctatcccaatttataatattcttttttttttttcagtctaTCCAAAATAGAatgacatatttttatatttcaaaataattttttattgaaattcccattttattCTTGATGAGATGATTTATTGGCACATAAATTTCTATAGTTTACTGTCTTTATTTCTTTATAAAACTTTGTGTCACGTTACATAAATTAGGACGAAGAGACATACCTAGTAATACAAAGCCACTGGCAATTACCTTTATCAATACATCGAACTTAAAGTCATATAACTAATTAGTGTCCTTGCATTAATTAttcttttcaaacttagaatgcCATGCAAATTCAGTCTTCGTGTTAGGTAACCTGCGGAAAGCAATTACCTTGAGAATGCTTTTGCCTATAGTCAACAAAATTCCCAATAAATACTTGACACTTCTCAACAACCTGTGCATAACACACTTCTTTATCTTCTCTATTTTTTTATTTGCTCCTCCAAATTAATTAGTCAGCTTTTGTGATGGCTTCTTTAAAGATTAATGCTATAGTTGTTTTGTTTATGCTAGTGAGCTTACTAATTGGAAGTTCCTCAGCTCAGCTCTCAACTAATTTCTACTCAAAATCCTGTCCTAAGCTTTATCAAACTGTGAAATCAACAGTGCAGTCAGCTATTAACAAGGAAACAAGAATGGGTGCTTCTCTTCTTCGCCTGTTCTTCCATGATTGCTTCGTCAATGTAATAttcctaccattttcatattcctcTGTCTTCATCATTTTATAGTACTCCCTCTGTTACATTTTATATAAACAacatataaaataaaacaaaaaacttTATTATCTGTCTCACGTAATTGACACTAATTGTGTGAAACTTCCTTTTGTGTGTGAAACTTCCTTTTGTTTCACAAATACATATGTACTTTTAAAAAATGCTCTTGTTTATtcagattcttacctttttcttttttggttgttGTCTTTATTGCTCAATGACTTCAATTTGTCACGATTTGAATTTACTTCAGGGATGTGATGGATCATTGCTCCTTGATGACACATCGAGCTTCACTGGAGAAAAAAGGGCtgctccaaatgtgaattctgctAGAGGATTTGAAGTCATTGACAACATCAAATCTGCTGTAGAGAAAGTCTGCCCTGGTGTCGTTTCTTGTGCTGATATATTGGCTGTCTCTGCTCGGGACTCTGTTGTCACGGTAAGTCCtaatctatgttgctcggatcaTACAAGAATATTTTCGCACCCATGCCGGTTCTTCAAAAAAATGCATAGTTTTTGGAGAATTCTCCACATATCTGATCATATTTTGAAAGAGGCCGAGCAACATATTTTGACTTTTTCAAGTAAAACAACTGCATTTTATGTTTATTTTCGTATGAGTATTTTTGTGACTCATGTTGTATTTATGCAGCTTGGAGGGCCTAATTGGAATGTAAAATTGGGCAGAAGAGATGCTAGAACAGCAAGCCAAGGTGCTGCCAACAGCAGCATTCCTCCTCCTACTTCTAACCTTAACCGACTCATCTCTAGTTTCAGTGCTGTTGGCCTTTCCACAAAGGATATGGTTGCCTTATCTGGTTTGTGTTTTTCCCAATAACTGCcctcttttttattttaataaatgACGGGTGTGTTTGAATCAGTTTACGCGTACCTAACTAGTCCATCTTGTACTTTGTTACCTCCCATCACATATATGTATTGTGTAACTCTGCACAACAAGTCTTATGAGACATGCAGAAATAAATTGCCTAGCATCTTTTGTCTCTGATGAGATTTGAACCTTGGTTTATACTTTATAGTAATTCCCCTCCTTAAAAAAGATACCCACAATCCAAAAGAATTAACTGTTATTATTAAATGCCTATTTTTAAGGTTTtaagcagttttttttttatgacactcCGGTATCTGAAATATACTAGCTCAACTAATTTGAATTCATGTCATGTATAGTCCATTAGGGGTAATACTCCCCAAGTCCCAACCAAGAGAATCACCGGTCCAAAATCTCAAAACGGAAATCTGTAGTTAAGGGGGAGGGGAAGATCTCATCTATTCCACCATACTCCTCTCTAGGTTTAACCAATTAGTATTTACTATGGATACGTATCACTTCTATTAAAGAATGTTCATCCCAACTCACTAATTATGGCATCAAAGATCAAACAGGTAATTACAAATCAGAAATATCCCCTTAAGACCAATACCCCACCTCCAAAAACAGAGGAAATTCATACTAAAATTTAATTGTGGATATATTTTACCCCACCTccaaaaacaaaggaaattcatAAAATCTATTGTATGTTTGTGTTTAACAGGGGCACACACAATTGGACAAGCAAGGTGCACAACATTCAGGGCACGTATATACAACGAGACCAACAACTTAGACACATCATTTGCAAAAACAAGACAAAACAACTGCCCAAGAAACTCAGGCTCAGGTGACAACAACTTAGCACCACTCGATCTCCAAACACCTACAAAATTCGACAACAATTATTTCAAGAACCTTGTTAACAAAAAAGGTCTCCTTCATTCTGATCAACAACTGTTTAATGGTGGATCAGCTGATTCGATTGTGACGTCTTATAGTAATAATCCCAGCAGTTTTAGTTCTGATTTTGTGACTGCTATGATTAAGATGGGTGATATTCGTCCACTTACTGGTTCTAATGGAGAGATTAGGAAGAATTGTCGTAGGAGAAATTAAGTGTTGATTTTGGTATTAATAATTGTGTGTGTGCAGGTGTGAAAAATGTCAACTTTGACATGTTTGCTTTTTTACTTTTTACTTTTCTTTAAAAGTTTTCTTTCTTAATATGCAAGCTCAATGTATGTTACCTTGTTGAATTTCAAACCACCAGCTTTGTCTAGATAAAGAACTGTATTTTTATCATTATTGGAATATTATGAATAAATTAAAACACCCTTTTTGTTAGTTGAAGATACTGCGAAATTTTTGTTGATGTCCTTTTTTGGATAGTTAGTATTTAGTAAACGGAAAAGgatcaaaattacccctgaactttgaaaaatagttcattcatacccttcgttatactttagggccaattatacccttacagttatactatggggtcaattatacccttatgactaacggctgccacgtgacatcatcccaacccttcaaaattattttaccctcaaataattttttacccactaaaataactcaacaatttttttttctagcaaaaataatacgaaattatttttattttttttcctggaAAAAGTATCCGTATTAATTTTgctcgaaaaaaaaaatcaggtcgggttgagttattttagtgggtaaaaaattatttgagggtaaaataattttgaagggttgggatgatgccacgtggcagccgttagtcataagggtataattgaccccatagtataactgtaagagtataattgaccctaaagtataacgaagggtatgaatgaactatttttcaaagttcaagggtaattttgacccttttccgtttagtAAATGACCATTTTTTCTTGCAATTTATAGACTTTTTAGACCACGGTCTAAAGATAAAAATCTAATGAAAGAACGTCAGGTCATATGGTTTAAAAATTTATAAGTTATTAAAAACGCTAGACGATAAGTTAATATTTTGTCTATATGGTTGAACAATATAAAAGCAAATATTAACAATCACAGCAGTTTCAGCTCTGATTTTGTTACTGCCATGATTAAGATGGTGATATTCGTCCACTCACTGGATCTAATGGAGAAATTAGGAAGAATTGTCGTAGGAGAAATCAAGTGTTGATCAGTTAATTTTTGTGTGTGTAAGTGTGTAAAATGTCAACTTTGACATGTTTGCTTTTATTTTTGGGAAAAGGACAAAAAGGGCCGTCCGGCCCAAAGTATTCCCACCGGATAGCCCATGTTTCTCCAAACCCAAAGTGTAGCCAGCACGGCCTTTTGGCGGCTTTAGTCACCACTAAAAGTCCGCTGCAAAAAAAGGGACTATTTGTGGCGGCTTTAGTCGCCACTAAAgatcaattttattttatttttttgataaaaGCCACAAAAGATCAACTATGTATAGAAAacgtatcatacgtataaaaaatgtatcattattgtatagaatatgtatccctactatatatgtatagaaaatgtatcataggttttccaggagggtcctgataaactaaatcccattttccaggagggtcctgataaactaaatcccattgtccaggagggtcctgatgactAGATCCCATTATCCAgaagggtcctgataaactaaatctcattttccaagagggtcctgataactaagtcccattctccaggagggtcctgatgactAGATCCCATTATCCAgaagggtcctgataactaagtcccattctccaggagggtcctgataactaaatcccattttccaggagggtcctgctaaactaaatcccattttccaggagggtcctgataactaaatctcattctccaggagggtcctgctaaCTAAGTCCCattctccaggagggtcctgataactaagtcccattctccaggagggtcctgataaactaaatcccattttccaggagggtcctgctaaactaaatcccattttccaagaGGGCCCTgctaactaaatcccattttccaggagggtcctgataactaaatcccattttccaggagggtcctgctaaactaaatcccattttccaggagggccctgctaactaaatcccattttgcaggagggtcctgatgactAGATCCCATTATCcaagagggtcctgataaactaaatcccattttccaggagggttctgataaactaaatcccattttccaagagggtcctgataaactaaatctcatttttcaggagggtcctgataaactaaatcccattctccaggagggtcctgataactaaatcccattctccaggagggtcctgataactaaatctcATTTTCCAAAAGGGTCCtcataaactaaatcccattttccaggagggtcctgataaactaaatcccattttccaggagggccCTGCTAACTAAAtctcattttccaggagggtcctgataaactaaatctcattttccaggagggtcctgataactaaatcccattttcaaggagggtcctgataactaaatcccattttccaggagggtcctaataaactaaatctcattttccaggagggtcctgataaactaaatcccattttccaggagggccctactaactaaatcccattttccaggagggttctgataaactaaatcccattttccaggagggtcctgataactaaatcccattttccaggagggtcctgctaactaaatcccattttccaggagggtcctgatgactACATCCCAttatccaggagggtcctgataaactaaatcccattttccaggagggtcctgataactaaatcccattatccaggagggtcctgataactaaatcccattttccaggagggtcctgatgactAAATCTCAttatccaggagggtcctgataactcaatcccattctccaggagggtcctgataactaagtcccattctccaggagggtcctgataactaaatcccattttccatgagggtcctgctaaactaaatcccattttccaggagggtcctgctaaactaaatcccattttccaggagggtcctgataactaaatcccattttccaggagggtcctgctaaCTAACTCTCattctccaggagggtcctgataactaagtCCCATTcaccaggagggtcctgataactaaattccattttccaggagggtcctgctaaactaaatcccattttccaggagggtcctgataactaaatcccattttccaggagggtcctgatgactacatcccattttccaggagggtcttGCTAAACTAactcccattttccaggagggttctgataaactaaatcccattttttccaagagggtcctgataaactaaatctcatttttcaggagggtcctgataaactaaatcccattctccaggagggtcctgataactaaatcccattctccaggagggtcctgataactaaatctcattttccaaaagggtcctgataaactaaatcccattttccaggagggtcctgataaactaaatctcattttccaggagggccctgctaactaaatcccattttccaggagggtcctgataaactaaatcccattttccaagagggtcctgataactaaatcccattttcaaggagggtcctgataactaaatcccattttccaggagggtcctaataaactaaatctcattttccaggagggtcctgataaactaaatcccatttttcaGGAGGGCCCTactaactaaatcccatttttccAGGAGGGttctgataaactaaatcccattttccaggagggtcctgataaactagaTCCCACTCTCCAGGAGGGTCCTggtaactaaatcccattttccaggagggtcctgctaactaaatcccattttccaggagggtcctgatgactAGATCCCAttatccaggagggtcctgataaactaaatcccattttccaggagggtcctgataactaaatcccattatccaggagggtcctgataactaaatcccattttccaggagggtcctgatgactaaatcccattatccaggagggtcctgataactcaATCCCATTCTCCAgtagggtcctgataactaaatcccattctccaggagggtcctgataactaagtctcattctccaggagggtcctgataactaaatcccattttccaggagggtcctgctaaactgaatcccattttccaggactAATTCACATTTTCCAAGAGGGTCCTGCTAACTAAGTCTCattctccaggagggtcctgataactaaatcccattttccaggaggttcctgctaaactaaatcccattttccaggagggtcctgataactaaatcccatattccaggagggtcctgctaactaactcccattttccaggagggtcctgctaaTTAAATcgcattttccaggagggtcctgatttTTTTCCTCGCAATACTTGCGCCTTGCATTTTTCAGAATGTACCTGTAGGTAGCGAATAAAATTTTATGTCCctgtttcaaacaaagaaaaattttGTGAGTTTCAAAATTTTGTGGTTGGTTTGTGGCTTGGCTATGAAAGCAACTGCTTTTTGCACTTGTCCTGTTTGGCTCAGCTTTTAGACAGTTATCACATCCTGTTGACCCACGGTATTACTGACTCAAACATGGTTGCAAAAATGTCTCAGAAGTAACTTCAACATCAGACCATACATCTCTTGTTTCATAATGTCCGTTAACTCAAACTTTATTGAACCTTGTATTTCACTGAATCTAGAACCTATTAACGGTCGACAGTTGGCTGAGTACCTTACGCCGACTGAATTATGTTACCTTCATGTTCTAGCCAAGATGTTTTGCTTCGCAATTGGGAAAACTGGTAGCAAGTTTTGTGATCCTTTCTTACTTATCTCGCAACAGAATAACTCAAAAGAAAAAGCATGAAATCCAAATgatgaaagaaaaataaaagataaagatGAAAAGAGGTTAACAAAAAAATGTCCCCTCCGAGAAAGAAAAGAACAGGGAAAACTTATCTGAATGTTGTAGCCAGCTCCAATGATATGACATGCATTTTGGTTTAATCAGCCTGATTTTATCCATCCTAAATGTTTATAAAATCTTATTAACTCTTTGACTTCGAAACCGAATGTCTACGCCCAACAACTGTGTCAAAATCAAGGCCTTCATACAACCAGTGGACCAACAAGTCTCACTCattttcaattctctcaactcaccATCGCCTTATGGTGCTCGTGAGGGTTTTCACCAGTAAgactctcatttttttttttcatctcacCATCGCCTTACGGTGCccgtgagggttttcaccaataagactctctcattttcatttttttcttccaTCTCCCTTATGTTGATGCCATAAGTGATGTCAATGATACAAATGCCTTATACTCATAGCTTGCTCAGCCTTGACATTCTTAATGATTGATCTGAAGGTCTTTTATTTGGTTGTAACGTGGCTTTTGGATAGGGTTGGAAATAAAGGATGGCATGGAGGCTCAAAGACAATACAAAAGTAACAAGGGATGAGACTTACAACATTTGGAATCAACTCAAAAGAAAACAATAACTTCTGTTCCAGTTTCTTCGAAATGGGAAATTTTGGATTTTCTTTGGCTGgaccgaaccccagaataaggctgcctacgtatcctgccgagacaagaatcaggtcgaacgtagttcaggacaatttttttttttgttgttgctgtttttatttttatatatatatatatatatatatttatatatatatatatatatatatatatatatatatatatatatatatattttgttttttttaataatatttatGAAAAGCTTGATTCCAGACGAGGGTTGCGAAAGAAAAATAAACTATAGCTCAAAAGGGGTAGCAAGGGATGACATAATGTATAGGTAGCATAATAGAATGCCTTCGTCATATCAACCCTTAAAAATATCAAGCACCTAACAAGTAATCCAAAGGTAGGGAGATGAAGATCATACATAATATCTTTTCACTGCATCTGCACTGATGGCAGTTTCAGACATTGTGCCTTCTATGTCTGTCAGATACAAAGCACCATTGGGCAAAACCTTCTTCACCACGAATGGCCCCTGCCAATTTGGGGCGAACTTGCCTTTGGCCTCGGCCTGATGTGGAAGAATCCGCTTTAACACTAATTGACCCATTTCGAAATGTATGGGACGCACCTTTTTGTTGTGTGCTCGTGCTATCCTCCCTTAATACAGTTGACCATGACATACCGATGTTAATCTCTTTTCGTCAATCAGACTCAATTGCTCTAAACGGGTTTTAACCCACTCATCGTCATCAATTCCAGCTTCCTCAATGATTCGAAGGGACGGGATTTCAACTTCTGCAGGTATAATCGCTTCGGTCCCGTATACCAACAAATAAGGAGTTGCACCTACTGAAGTGCGAACAGTTGTGCGATAACCCAATAAAGCAAAAGGCAACTTTTCATGCCATTGTATCGAACCTTGCACTATTTTGCGGAGTATCTTTTTAATATTCTTATTAGCAGCTTCCACAGCCCCATTTGCCTTCGGACGATATGGAGTTGAATTCCGATGTGTAATCTTAAACTGCTGACATACCTCATGCATCAGATGACTGTTGAGATTCGCCGCATTATCTGTAATGATGTTGGAATGAACAAAATCTACCACGGCTTTTTTAGTCACCGACTTGAGAGTTACTGCTTCTACCCACTTTGTAAAGTAATCGATGGCCACCA
Encoded proteins:
- the LOC132640437 gene encoding peroxidase P7-like, with protein sequence MASLKINAIVVLFMLVSLLIGSSSAQLSTNFYSKSCPKLYQTVKSTVQSAINKETRMGASLLRLFFHDCFVNGCDGSLLLDDTSSFTGEKRAAPNVNSARGFEVIDNIKSAVEKVCPGVVSCADILAVSARDSVVTLGGPNWNVKLGRRDARTASQGAANSSIPPPTSNLNRLISSFSAVGLSTKDMVALSGAHTIGQARCTTFRARIYNETNNLDTSFAKTRQNNCPRNSGSGDNNLAPLDLQTPTKFDNNYFKNLVNKKGLLHSDQQLFNGGSADSIVTSYSNNPSSFSSDFVTAMIKMGDIRPLTGSNGEIRKNCRRRN